A portion of the Juglans microcarpa x Juglans regia isolate MS1-56 chromosome 1D, Jm3101_v1.0, whole genome shotgun sequence genome contains these proteins:
- the LOC121247295 gene encoding ankyrin repeat-containing protein At5g02620-like encodes MYIIQLTLRIYGNGVLQLLWQANANDEIPLHIAARYGHTAVIKFLLERANDHISCQDLESGFRSAREMLGMMNKEKDTALHEAVRYNHLEAAKLLMVEDPEFSYFANVAGETPLYMAAERILQSLVSEIINTCKSPAYNGHLGRTALHAAACWEEPEVIKLIQKIGGISKEADQKGWTPLHLAAHYNKNESTKLLLEYYRDVAYMKDTEGRTALHIAAHRGHHMVMEKIISHCPDCCELVDNRGWNALHFAAEGPVLDDFEGYQHIKLIIGAILDNRSLGNLLNQKDADGNTPLHHFLRRSSYWLDTNDHRHTNGIDNLFFDPRVDQMAFNNENLHAWEIALTAADVSTRKEEKENRKKAEEKKREDAKKRMKDIVEKREEEYDQLMKEDIIKAAYSHLVVAALITTVTFAAGITMPGGFVGGGEKSQPAGSAILRTSAAFKAFVITDVLAMVLSTSAIFIHMFLAFTPPRSYLSDARISFHRLAFLILLSSMIPMVLAFITGTYAVLAHSFDVAIPACIIGLSLFPMVIFIFKRFLTIADHQALKGRRHDSLSLE; translated from the exons ATGTATATTATCCAG ttaactctccggatctacgggaatggggtgttacaacttTTGTGGCAAGCCAATGCTAATGATGAAATTCCTTTGCACATTGCAGCAAGATACGGACATACTGCCGTAATTAAATTCCTTCTTGAACGAGCAAATGATCATATCTCATGTCAAGACCTCGAGAGCGGGTTTAGATCGGCCAGAGAGATGCTGGGGATGATGAACAAAGAGAAAGACACGGCCTTGCACGAGGCAGTGCGCTACAATCATCTAGAGGCGGCGAAACTATTGATGGTAGAAGACccagaattttcatattttgctaATGTTGCTGGTGAGACTCCGCTTTACATGGCCGCCGAGAGAATACTTCAGTCTCTGGTGTCCGAAATTATAAACACCTGCAAATCTCCAGCTTATAATGGCCACCTTGGTAGAACGGCTTTGCACGCTGCAGCATGTTGGGAGGAACCAG AAGTGATCAAACTAATTCAAAAAATCGGAGGTATAAGTAAAGAAGCAGACCAGAAAGGTTGGACTCCGCTTCACTTGGCTGCACACTACAATAAAAATGAGTCAACAAAGCTGTTGCTGGAATACTATAGAGATGTAGCATACATGAAAGACACGGAGGGTAGGACTGCTCTTCACATTGCAGCTCATCGTGGTCATCATATGGTCATGGAAAAGATTATATCACACTGTCCGGATTGTTGTGAATTGGTTGACAACAGAGGCTGGAATGCACTCCACTTTGCTGCGGAGGGCCCAGTTCTAGATGATTTTGAAGGTTATCAACATATAAAACTGATCATTGGAGCCATCCTGGACAATAGGTCTCTCGGGAATCTTTTGAATCAAAAGGACGCCGACGGGAATACACCTttacatcattttctccgaCGTTCTTCCTATTGGCTCGACACCAATGATCATCGGCATACGAATGGCATAGACAATCTCTTCTTTGACCCTAGAGTCGATCAGATGGCCTTCAACAATGAAAACCTTCATGCTTGGGAAATCGCTTTAACCGCGGCAGACGTATCAACCCGAAAG gaagagaaggagaaTAGGAAGAAGgcagaggagaagaagagggaggatGCAAAGAAGAGGATGAAGGATATTGtagagaagagggaggaggagTATGATCAGTTGATGAAGGAGGACATAATAAAAGCTGCATATAGTCATTTGGTAGTGGCTGCACTAATTACAACTGTGACATTTGCAGCAGGTATTACCATGCCTGGGGGTTTCGTTGGTGGAGGTGAAAAATCACAACCAGCTGGCTCTGCGATTTTGAGGACAAGTGCTGCTTTCAAGGCATTCGTTATTACAGATGTCCTAGCCATGGTACTATCTACTTCTGCTATATTTATCCACATGTTCCTAGCATTTACACCTCCAAGAAGTTATCTCTCTGATGCGCGCATCTCTTTTCATCGACTAGCCTTTTTAATCCTTCTTTCATCCATGATACCAATGGTGCTGGCATTTATCACAGGCACGTATGCTGTCTTAGCACATTCCTTCGATGTTGCCATTCCCGCTTGTATCATTGGCTTATCCTTGTTCCCTATGgtcatttttatattcaaacgaTTCTTGACTATAGCCGATCACCAGGCCTTAAAGGGCAGGCGGCATGATTCCTTGAGTTTAGAATGA